One window from the genome of Malus domestica chromosome 01, GDT2T_hap1 encodes:
- the LOC103443860 gene encoding protein phosphatase 2C 51-like isoform X1: MNGKMRPRSFVIETKNARRQRLRVRRLKYTCQAKKIQVQITGGSGQKHDSEDCKTLELKEQEKDVGSSMEILSVSFSASKNDVVLSSGSVAGSDEGGEKRSGEGSEERGGYGIVSVKGMRKEMEDAVRAEVGFGKSDFYGVYDGHGGADVAGACRERMHEVVAEVVEMEGTKGDAIDWETVMEGCFEKMDVEVSDIAAARTVGATAVVALVMEEQVVVANCGDSRAVLSRGGVALALSNDHKPDRVDELKRIEAAGGRVINWNGSRVLGVLATSRSIGDHYLRPYVISRPEVTVTRRTDQDEFLILASDGLWDVISNDVACQVVKKCLRGRMKRISIHDEHRVLLNVGSRTSEAAAVLVDLAMARGSRDNISVIVVDLTKPSSL, encoded by the exons ATGAATGGAAAGATGAGGCCACGGAGTTTCGTCATCGAGACCAAGAATGCCCGGCGACAACGACTCAGAGTCCGACGACTGAAGTACACGTGTCAGGCGAAGAAGATCCAGGTGCAGATCACCGGCGGCAGCGGCCAGAAACATGATTCCGAAGATTGCAAGACATTGGAGTTGAAGGAACAAGAGAAAGATGTTGGGAGTTCTATGGAGATATTGTCGGTGTCATTTTCGGCATCGAAAAATGACGTCGTGTTGTCTAGTGGATCCGTGGCCGGATCAGATGAAGGCGGAGAGAAAAGGAGTGGTGAGGGTTCGGAAGAGAGGGGAGGGTATGGCATCGTCTCGGTGAAGGGGATGAGGAAGGAGATGGAAGATGCAGTGAGAGCGGAGGTAGGGTTTGGGAAGTCTGACTTTTACGGGGTGTATGACGGGCACGGTGGGGCTGACGTGGCTGGGGCTTGTAGGGAGAGGATGCATGAGGTGGTGGCGGAGGTGGTGGAAATGGAAGGGACTAAAGGTGATGCGATTGATTGGGAGACGGTGATGGAGGGGTGTTTTGAGAAAATGGATGTGGAGGTGAGTGATATTGcagcggcgaggacggttggggCGACAGCGGTGGTGGCTTTGGTGATGGAGGAGCAGGTGGTGGTGGCCAATTGTGGCGATTCTAGGGCTGTTTTGTCGAGAGGTGGTGTTGCCTTGGCCTTGTCCAATGACCATAAG CCGGACAGAGTGGATGAGTTGAAGAGAATTGAAGCTGCAGGTGGGAGAGTCATCAACTGGAACGGAAGCCGTGTACTTGGGGTGCTTGCCACTTCCAGATCAATAG GTGACCATTACCTGAGGCCATATGTGATATCAAGACCAGAGGTGACGGTGACCAGGCGAACCGACCAGGATGAATTCCTCATCCTTGCCAGTGACGGGCTGTGGGATGTTATATCAAACGACGTAGCATGTCAGGTTGTTAAAAAGTGTCTTCGTGGCCGAATGAAGAGAATATCCATTCACGACGAACATCGTGTTCTCCTAAATGTAGGAAGTCGCACATCTGAGGCAGCGGCAGTCTTGGTTGACCTAGCTATGGCTCGGGGAAGCAGAGATAACATTAGCGTGATTGTGGTCGACCTCACAAAACCCAGCTCGCTGTAG
- the LOC103443860 gene encoding protein phosphatase 2C 51-like isoform X2, translating to MNGKMRPRSFVIETKNARRQRLRVRRLKYTCQAKKIQVQITGGSGQKHDSEDCKTLELKEQEKDVGSSMEILSVSFSASKNDVVLSSGSVAGSDEGGEKRSGEGSEERGGYGIVSVKGMRKEMEDAVRAEVGFGKSDFYGVYDGHGGADVAGACRERMHEVVAEVVEMEGTKGDAIDWETVMEGCFEKMDVEVSDIAAARTVGATAVVALVMEEQVVVANCGDSRAVLSRGGVALALSNDHKPDRVDELKRIEAAGGRVINWNGSRVLGVLATSRSIDLVVFQIDWGCR from the exons ATGAATGGAAAGATGAGGCCACGGAGTTTCGTCATCGAGACCAAGAATGCCCGGCGACAACGACTCAGAGTCCGACGACTGAAGTACACGTGTCAGGCGAAGAAGATCCAGGTGCAGATCACCGGCGGCAGCGGCCAGAAACATGATTCCGAAGATTGCAAGACATTGGAGTTGAAGGAACAAGAGAAAGATGTTGGGAGTTCTATGGAGATATTGTCGGTGTCATTTTCGGCATCGAAAAATGACGTCGTGTTGTCTAGTGGATCCGTGGCCGGATCAGATGAAGGCGGAGAGAAAAGGAGTGGTGAGGGTTCGGAAGAGAGGGGAGGGTATGGCATCGTCTCGGTGAAGGGGATGAGGAAGGAGATGGAAGATGCAGTGAGAGCGGAGGTAGGGTTTGGGAAGTCTGACTTTTACGGGGTGTATGACGGGCACGGTGGGGCTGACGTGGCTGGGGCTTGTAGGGAGAGGATGCATGAGGTGGTGGCGGAGGTGGTGGAAATGGAAGGGACTAAAGGTGATGCGATTGATTGGGAGACGGTGATGGAGGGGTGTTTTGAGAAAATGGATGTGGAGGTGAGTGATATTGcagcggcgaggacggttggggCGACAGCGGTGGTGGCTTTGGTGATGGAGGAGCAGGTGGTGGTGGCCAATTGTGGCGATTCTAGGGCTGTTTTGTCGAGAGGTGGTGTTGCCTTGGCCTTGTCCAATGACCATAAG CCGGACAGAGTGGATGAGTTGAAGAGAATTGAAGCTGCAGGTGGGAGAGTCATCAACTGGAACGGAAGCCGTGTACTTGGGGTGCTTGCCACTTCCAGATCAATAG ACTTGGTGGTGTTTCAAATTGATTGGGGGTGCAGGTGA
- the LOC103443860 gene encoding protein phosphatase 2C 51-like isoform X3: protein MNGKMRPRSFVIETKNARRQRLRVRRLKYTCQAKKIQVQITGGSGQKHDSEDCKTLELKEQEKDVGSSMEILSVSFSASKNDVVLSSGSVAGSDEGGEKRSGEGSEERGGYGIVSVKGMRKEMEDAVRAEVGFGKSDFYGVYDGHGGADVAGACRERMHEVVAEVVEMEGTKGDAIDWETVMEGCFEKMDVEVSDIAAARTVGATAVVALVMEEQVVVANCGDSRAVLSRGGVALALSNDHKPDRVDELKRIEAAGGRVINWNGSRVLGVLATSRSIG, encoded by the exons ATGAATGGAAAGATGAGGCCACGGAGTTTCGTCATCGAGACCAAGAATGCCCGGCGACAACGACTCAGAGTCCGACGACTGAAGTACACGTGTCAGGCGAAGAAGATCCAGGTGCAGATCACCGGCGGCAGCGGCCAGAAACATGATTCCGAAGATTGCAAGACATTGGAGTTGAAGGAACAAGAGAAAGATGTTGGGAGTTCTATGGAGATATTGTCGGTGTCATTTTCGGCATCGAAAAATGACGTCGTGTTGTCTAGTGGATCCGTGGCCGGATCAGATGAAGGCGGAGAGAAAAGGAGTGGTGAGGGTTCGGAAGAGAGGGGAGGGTATGGCATCGTCTCGGTGAAGGGGATGAGGAAGGAGATGGAAGATGCAGTGAGAGCGGAGGTAGGGTTTGGGAAGTCTGACTTTTACGGGGTGTATGACGGGCACGGTGGGGCTGACGTGGCTGGGGCTTGTAGGGAGAGGATGCATGAGGTGGTGGCGGAGGTGGTGGAAATGGAAGGGACTAAAGGTGATGCGATTGATTGGGAGACGGTGATGGAGGGGTGTTTTGAGAAAATGGATGTGGAGGTGAGTGATATTGcagcggcgaggacggttggggCGACAGCGGTGGTGGCTTTGGTGATGGAGGAGCAGGTGGTGGTGGCCAATTGTGGCGATTCTAGGGCTGTTTTGTCGAGAGGTGGTGTTGCCTTGGCCTTGTCCAATGACCATAAG CCGGACAGAGTGGATGAGTTGAAGAGAATTGAAGCTGCAGGTGGGAGAGTCATCAACTGGAACGGAAGCCGTGTACTTGGGGTGCTTGCCACTTCCAGATCAATAG GTTGA